Proteins from one bacterium genomic window:
- a CDS encoding IucA/IucC family protein, translating into MIEQITTLAGLSADEARIRAALPPKLQDAYLAALPQARRKTLLRLAAALVREEVPGTAELGLPLAEQHGFGRVEVDERLAERYPDARTLLEAVAAHAQAPELDWEGFARELENASANQALAYAHWETRKKAIQEASFGARDTLGYVQARKAAEPGFNASLFFEQLCVEGHNLHPSAKTKLDMAPEDVLRYSPEFEGAPTLRLAAVRREHAAWATLDGGTPEALLYAGHPGLEAAVRDELETHGLAPADVVLVPVHPWQAEHSLEAIYGDDLEAGRVILLTQARIPAWATTSFRTVVPCEAPRAYALKVAVNSQMTSTVRSISVQSTQNAPRLTRLIRTILEKEPAIAEYFVPVCEAAGVSFRPDPREASPERRTLKLRNLSAIWREEVEALLAPGEIAVVGSALYAESPLNGEPVLVEILRAFAATTGADSLDQAAIAFMAEYAKVCLPGYLTCMVRYGIGLEGHLQNSVPVFRGGRPVRMLFRDWGGLRLYAPRLARHGLTADLYPDSVTVAREAREMQNKLFNTVYQNHLAEIALLLATHTGVCEARLWRVVHEVTTQVLATLERTPEDAPAVRADRAALYRSVVAHKALATMRLRPDHEGYCYVSVPNPLADFDR; encoded by the coding sequence ATGATCGAGCAGATCACTACGCTCGCAGGCCTTTCGGCCGATGAGGCGCGGATCCGCGCCGCCCTGCCTCCCAAGCTCCAGGACGCCTATCTGGCCGCTCTGCCGCAGGCACGTCGCAAGACCCTCCTGCGCCTTGCCGCCGCCCTGGTCCGAGAAGAGGTCCCGGGCACCGCGGAGCTTGGGCTGCCGCTCGCCGAACAGCACGGGTTCGGCCGCGTGGAGGTGGATGAGCGGCTCGCCGAGCGCTACCCCGACGCCCGTACCCTGCTCGAAGCCGTCGCTGCGCACGCGCAGGCCCCCGAGCTAGACTGGGAAGGCTTCGCCCGCGAGCTCGAAAACGCGAGCGCCAACCAGGCGCTCGCCTACGCCCACTGGGAAACGCGCAAGAAAGCCATCCAGGAGGCCTCGTTCGGGGCCCGCGACACCCTCGGCTACGTCCAGGCTCGCAAAGCCGCCGAACCCGGCTTCAACGCGAGCCTCTTCTTCGAGCAGCTCTGCGTCGAGGGCCACAACCTGCACCCCAGCGCCAAGACCAAGCTGGACATGGCCCCGGAGGACGTCCTGCGCTATTCGCCCGAGTTCGAAGGCGCCCCCACCCTCAGGCTGGCGGCCGTCCGACGCGAGCACGCCGCATGGGCGACCCTCGACGGCGGCACGCCCGAGGCGCTGCTCTACGCGGGCCACCCGGGACTCGAGGCGGCGGTCCGGGACGAGCTCGAAACGCACGGGCTCGCGCCTGCCGATGTCGTGCTCGTCCCCGTCCACCCATGGCAAGCCGAGCACTCCCTGGAGGCGATCTACGGCGACGACCTGGAGGCAGGGCGTGTGATCCTGCTTACCCAGGCGCGCATCCCCGCCTGGGCCACCACCTCCTTCCGGACGGTCGTACCCTGCGAGGCCCCGAGGGCCTACGCCCTCAAGGTCGCGGTCAACAGCCAGATGACCTCGACGGTGCGCTCGATCTCGGTCCAGAGCACCCAGAACGCCCCGCGCCTCACCCGGCTGATCCGCACGATCCTCGAAAAGGAGCCCGCCATCGCCGAGTATTTCGTCCCTGTCTGCGAGGCGGCAGGCGTCAGCTTCCGGCCTGATCCGCGCGAAGCATCACCCGAGCGGCGCACCCTCAAGCTGCGCAACCTCTCGGCCATCTGGCGCGAGGAGGTGGAGGCCCTCCTCGCGCCGGGTGAGATCGCCGTGGTCGGCTCGGCCCTCTACGCCGAGTCCCCCCTGAACGGCGAGCCCGTCCTCGTCGAGATCCTGCGCGCCTTCGCCGCGACCACCGGCGCAGACAGCCTGGATCAGGCGGCCATCGCCTTCATGGCCGAGTACGCGAAAGTCTGCCTTCCCGGTTACCTTACCTGCATGGTCCGTTACGGCATCGGCCTGGAGGGGCACCTACAGAACAGCGTGCCGGTCTTCAGGGGCGGCCGGCCGGTCAGGATGCTGTTCCGGGATTGGGGGGGCCTGCGGCTCTACGCGCCGCGCCTCGCGCGGCACGGCCTGACGGCGGACCTCTACCCGGACTCGGTGACGGTGGCGCGCGAGGCGCGCGAGATGCAGAACAAGCTCTTCAATACCGTCTACCAGAACCACCTGGCAGAGATCGCGCTGCTGCTCGCCACCCACACAGGCGTCTGCGAAGCGCGCCTCTGGCGCGTCGTCCACGAGGTGACCACGCAGGTGCTCGCCACCCTCGAACGCACCCCCGAGGACGCGCCGGCCGTCCGAGCCGACCGCGCGGCCCTCTACCGAAGCGTGGTTGCCCACAAGGCCCTCGCCACCATGCGCCTGCGCCCCGACCATGAAGGCTACTGCTATGTCAGCGTCCCCAACCCTCTCGCCGACTTCGACCGCTGA
- a CDS encoding cation:proton antiporter — protein sequence MLTPWLSHFPALVPLLSVAIVLTTGAVAQIVAQRLRIPALILLLAAGMGLGTSGLGLVDPTVYGKGLRLLVSCAVAIIVFEGALHIDLRQLRHSSRAVLGLITIGPVVTMGLAATAAHFLAGLPWKIAFLFGAIVSVTGPTVISPIIKRLAILPRLKTILEAESVLVDAVGVLLTASVFSFLTGSAGGVAEGLMQLGLNLACGGTVGALTAWLLKRGLGRGDLSAELVRLSVLAAVLLAFSVAEALAHESGIAAVAVAGLMVGSMGLPSEESVRRFKGDLTLVALNLVFILLAAGMPISNLVALGWGGLATVFALMFVVRPVAVMLATWPSALSWRERAFIAWLGPRGIVAASMASLMALELKAWGMAGAEPLGALVFLTVLLTVLIEGGCAGWIAARLNVMPKKLLIVGGSSVARKLALRLQKEGEAVHLIASERQEAQDAREAGLSASHGDPEKHEALATELANCKAVVVATESDARNLLVAQGLKARAPAVSLLALVNEARHLPAFQESGISPLSIEEATVDAMTGLLLRPSLLPLLRGSDQADRVVEIAVGNPRIAGLSLRELELPKDCLVALVRRAGAVSVPRGKTVLECGDVVTLIGLREAVDRTRTLLESDV from the coding sequence ATGCTGACGCCATGGCTTTCCCACTTCCCCGCGCTGGTCCCCCTCTTGAGCGTCGCCATCGTGCTAACGACCGGGGCCGTGGCCCAGATCGTCGCCCAGCGGCTGCGAATCCCCGCCCTCATCTTGCTCTTGGCCGCAGGCATGGGGCTCGGGACCTCGGGGCTGGGGCTCGTGGACCCTACGGTCTACGGCAAGGGGTTGCGTCTCTTGGTCTCCTGCGCGGTCGCCATCATCGTCTTCGAAGGGGCCCTGCACATCGACCTGCGCCAGCTACGGCACAGCTCGCGGGCCGTGCTCGGCCTCATCACCATCGGACCGGTCGTGACCATGGGGCTTGCGGCGACGGCTGCGCACTTCCTGGCGGGCCTGCCCTGGAAGATCGCCTTCCTGTTCGGGGCGATCGTGAGCGTGACCGGCCCGACGGTCATCTCGCCGATCATCAAGCGGCTTGCGATCCTGCCGCGCCTCAAGACCATCCTCGAGGCCGAGAGCGTGCTGGTGGACGCAGTCGGGGTCCTGCTGACGGCATCGGTCTTCAGCTTTCTGACGGGCTCTGCCGGCGGGGTGGCCGAGGGGCTCATGCAGCTCGGTCTCAACCTGGCCTGCGGCGGCACGGTCGGCGCTCTCACGGCCTGGCTCCTCAAGCGTGGGCTCGGTCGCGGCGACCTCTCGGCGGAGCTCGTCCGGCTCAGCGTGCTCGCGGCGGTGCTGCTCGCCTTCTCGGTGGCCGAGGCCCTCGCTCACGAGTCGGGGATCGCAGCCGTGGCCGTCGCGGGGCTGATGGTGGGCAGCATGGGCCTGCCCAGCGAAGAGAGCGTCCGGCGCTTCAAGGGGGACCTGACGCTGGTCGCGCTCAACCTCGTCTTCATCCTGCTGGCCGCGGGGATGCCCATCTCCAACCTGGTCGCCCTCGGCTGGGGCGGACTGGCCACCGTCTTCGCCCTCATGTTCGTGGTCCGGCCCGTGGCGGTGATGCTCGCGACCTGGCCCAGCGCCCTGAGCTGGCGCGAGCGGGCCTTCATCGCATGGCTGGGGCCGCGCGGAATCGTCGCCGCATCGATGGCCTCACTGATGGCCCTCGAGCTGAAGGCGTGGGGCATGGCCGGTGCCGAGCCCCTGGGGGCCCTGGTCTTCTTGACCGTCTTGTTGACCGTGCTGATCGAAGGAGGATGCGCGGGCTGGATCGCCGCCCGCCTGAACGTCATGCCCAAGAAGCTCCTCATCGTGGGCGGCAGCTCCGTCGCCCGAAAGCTCGCCCTCAGGCTCCAGAAGGAGGGCGAGGCCGTCCACCTGATCGCATCCGAGCGCCAGGAGGCGCAGGACGCCCGCGAGGCGGGCCTGAGCGCAAGCCATGGCGATCCTGAAAAGCACGAGGCCCTCGCCACCGAGCTTGCCAACTGCAAGGCCGTCGTGGTGGCGACTGAGAGCGACGCGCGGAACCTGCTCGTCGCTCAGGGCCTCAAGGCCCGGGCCCCTGCCGTCTCCCTGCTCGCCCTGGTCAACGAGGCCCGGCACCTGCCTGCGTTCCAGGAGAGCGGCATCAGCCCCCTCTCGATCGAGGAGGCCACGGTGGATGCCATGACCGGCCTGCTGCTGCGCCCGAGCCTGCTGCCCTTGCTGCGCGGCTCGGACCAGGCGGATCGCGTCGTCGAAATCGCCGTGGGCAATCCCCGGATCGCGGGCCTCTCGCTGCGCGAGCTGGAGCTGCCCAAGGATTGCCTGGTGGCGCTGGTCCGTCGGGCGGGGGCCGTCAGCGTGCCGCGCGGCAAGACCGTGCTCGAATGCGGGGACGTGGTGACGCTCATCGGCCTGCGCGAGGCGGTCGATCGCACGCGCACCTTGCTCGAAAGCGATGTGTAA
- a CDS encoding LysR family transcriptional regulator, protein MNSISNYNDPLATPLDLERLRTFVVAAETLNYTQAARRLRLSQPAISQQIHELEEDLGLALFARRGRGLALTPAGEALVPHAQHLLGEARRVSDALDAFRGVPQGSMLLGAEPTPGVYLLPRILGELTQRHPALKSSLHVMEGESLWPRLRTGALDLAVVETPPAPGQLSGWHAERCFEDELVVIAPPSHPWAERGTIHPDELAGEALILRQPDAALRRGYAQQLAAAGFAPDRLSARFELSSSEGIKHAVMAGLGAGIVPLLSLEVELEAGRLKVVRLDGLKLSLPYYLLRPEKRPLNVFQQMLVDRLLSSPEGPAC, encoded by the coding sequence ATGAATTCAATAAGCAATTACAATGACCCACTCGCCACCCCGCTGGATCTGGAGCGGCTTCGCACCTTCGTCGTCGCCGCCGAAACCCTCAACTACACCCAGGCCGCGCGGCGCCTGCGCCTCTCCCAACCGGCGATCAGCCAGCAGATCCACGAGCTGGAAGAGGACCTGGGGCTTGCGCTCTTCGCACGGCGCGGGCGCGGGCTCGCGCTCACTCCAGCAGGCGAGGCCCTCGTGCCCCACGCCCAGCACCTGCTCGGCGAGGCGCGCCGGGTCAGCGATGCCCTCGACGCCTTTCGTGGCGTCCCCCAGGGCTCGATGTTGCTCGGCGCCGAGCCCACTCCCGGGGTTTACCTCCTGCCGCGCATCCTGGGCGAACTCACCCAGCGCCACCCGGCCCTCAAGAGCAGCCTTCACGTCATGGAAGGGGAGAGCCTCTGGCCCCGGCTGCGCACGGGCGCGCTGGATCTGGCCGTGGTCGAGACGCCGCCCGCACCTGGGCAGCTAAGCGGCTGGCACGCCGAGCGCTGCTTCGAGGACGAGCTGGTGGTGATCGCTCCGCCCTCTCACCCGTGGGCCGAGCGCGGCACCATCCACCCGGACGAGCTCGCCGGCGAGGCGCTCATCTTGCGGCAACCCGACGCCGCCCTGCGCCGGGGCTACGCTCAGCAACTCGCCGCAGCCGGCTTCGCACCCGATCGCCTTTCCGCACGCTTCGAGCTGAGCAGCAGCGAAGGGATCAAGCACGCGGTCATGGCGGGGCTCGGGGCGGGGATCGTGCCCTTGCTCAGCCTCGAAGTGGAGCTCGAAGCCGGGCGCCTCAAGGTCGTGCGGCTCGATGGGCTCAAGCTGAGCCTCCCCTACTACCTGTTGCGGCCAGAGAAGCGCCCCCTCAACGTCTTCCAGCAGATGCTGGTCGATCGGCTGCTCTCTTCGCCGGAGGGGCCCGCATGCTGA
- a CDS encoding PepSY domain-containing protein encodes MTLRPWLLRLHLWLGLVCGLFITVLSLTGTALVYRAELDRALNPGLYQVSAQVAPKPTPDLVATAAARHPELPLTRINLPKTAADPLVVQFKGDRQVFIDPGTGTVLGERTTNGHLMGWVLDLHRHLLAGETGNQIVEWASIALFFLSASGLILWLPRRLTQAKFKVALPPGAPYQRVSREWHLVLGLYSAVFLMIASWTGAAFVHQDRFVAFYAWATGHQGPMPEAPKATAKALGPGAPVAAVLDAAATTFPGASPTSIRYPKGKGGVIRVIMKQPGDVHPNGNTWVYVDAQDARVVGVLDPAKAPLAWKLFYAYNYALHTGEIAGPIGRLVALVVSPLPAVLCLTGTLMFFGKWRARRRTAAARQAPQPVGS; translated from the coding sequence ATGACCCTGCGCCCCTGGCTTCTGCGCCTCCACCTCTGGCTCGGCCTCGTCTGCGGCCTGTTCATCACCGTCCTGAGCCTGACGGGGACGGCCCTGGTCTACCGGGCCGAGCTCGACCGGGCCCTCAACCCTGGGCTGTACCAGGTCAGCGCGCAGGTTGCCCCCAAGCCCACCCCGGACCTGGTCGCCACGGCGGCCGCCCGGCACCCGGAGCTACCCCTCACCCGCATCAACCTTCCCAAGACGGCGGCGGACCCGCTCGTCGTCCAGTTCAAGGGCGATCGCCAGGTCTTCATCGATCCCGGTACGGGGACGGTGTTGGGTGAGCGCACGACCAACGGCCATCTGATGGGCTGGGTGCTCGACCTGCACCGGCACCTGCTCGCCGGTGAGACGGGCAACCAGATCGTCGAGTGGGCCTCGATCGCCCTCTTCTTCCTCAGCGCGAGCGGCCTGATCCTGTGGCTGCCCCGGCGCCTCACCCAGGCCAAATTCAAGGTCGCGCTGCCGCCGGGGGCTCCTTACCAGCGGGTGAGCCGCGAGTGGCACCTGGTGCTCGGCCTCTACTCCGCCGTCTTCCTGATGATCGCAAGCTGGACCGGCGCCGCCTTCGTCCATCAGGACCGCTTCGTGGCCTTCTACGCCTGGGCGACCGGCCACCAGGGCCCCATGCCCGAAGCCCCCAAGGCCACCGCTAAGGCACTCGGCCCGGGTGCACCGGTCGCGGCGGTGCTCGACGCCGCCGCGACGACCTTCCCCGGGGCCAGCCCTACCTCGATCCGCTACCCGAAAGGCAAGGGCGGGGTCATCCGGGTCATCATGAAGCAACCGGGCGACGTTCACCCGAACGGCAACACCTGGGTCTACGTGGACGCGCAGGACGCGCGAGTCGTGGGCGTGCTCGATCCGGCCAAGGCGCCGCTTGCTTGGAAACTCTTCTACGCCTACAACTACGCCCTCCACACCGGCGAGATCGCAGGCCCCATCGGCCGGCTGGTGGCGCTGGTCGTCAGCCCGCTCCCCGCCGTGCTCTGCCTGACCGGCACCCTGATGTTTTTCGGGAAGTGGCGCGCCCGTCGGCGCACGGCTGCTGCTCGGCAAGCACCCCAGCCCGTCGGAAGCTAG
- a CDS encoding MFS transporter: MQVALTPVFARSLSPSLGLVALAVSAYSIANLGGNLFSGLVVDRFNKVKVLVAGILVGALAIGLCSTVTGIGPLVALLMLNGLAFSVVTPAAYALLSLHLSDEQRGKGMAQSGVTIGLSAMIGPPVAGGLADVLGHAGAYGAIGGFLALLGLVLAVGLRKAGTAEAEDDVGLKDLVALLGDRRLFIAYLGAFLLMYMNGGLVFALPPHVKALGLKGAMTGALFSTFAVMAIAVFVSPLGTLSRRLGAPRTMALGAILLGVGCGLLSVFDRLPLMIAAMAVYGMGFGLVFPASLAALVAATPDGKRGSAFGVFYAVFSLGSVAGPFALSRAAALGLSPFLLAPLLPAIAALGLWWWGTRRVQPATA, translated from the coding sequence TTGCAGGTCGCCCTGACCCCGGTCTTCGCCCGGAGCCTCAGCCCCTCGCTCGGCTTGGTGGCCCTCGCCGTCTCCGCCTACTCGATCGCCAACCTGGGGGGCAACCTCTTCTCCGGCCTGGTGGTGGATCGCTTCAACAAGGTGAAAGTCCTGGTCGCGGGCATCCTCGTCGGCGCCCTGGCCATCGGCCTGTGCAGCACCGTCACCGGCATCGGCCCGCTCGTCGCCCTCTTGATGCTCAACGGCCTGGCCTTCTCGGTGGTCACCCCCGCCGCCTACGCCCTCTTGAGCCTGCACCTCTCGGATGAGCAGCGCGGCAAGGGCATGGCCCAGTCCGGGGTCACCATCGGCCTCTCGGCCATGATCGGGCCGCCCGTGGCAGGAGGGCTCGCGGATGTCCTGGGGCACGCGGGGGCCTACGGCGCCATCGGCGGCTTCCTCGCCCTCTTGGGCTTGGTGCTCGCCGTCGGCCTGCGCAAGGCAGGCACGGCCGAGGCAGAGGACGACGTGGGCCTCAAGGACCTGGTCGCGCTGCTTGGCGATCGCCGCCTCTTCATCGCCTATCTGGGCGCCTTCCTCCTCATGTACATGAACGGGGGGCTCGTCTTCGCCCTTCCGCCCCACGTCAAAGCGCTGGGCCTCAAAGGGGCCATGACCGGGGCCCTGTTCAGCACCTTCGCCGTCATGGCGATCGCCGTCTTCGTCTCGCCCCTGGGCACCCTCTCGCGCCGGCTCGGCGCCCCCCGGACCATGGCCCTCGGCGCGATCCTGCTGGGGGTCGGCTGCGGGCTGCTGTCCGTCTTCGACCGCCTCCCCCTGATGATCGCGGCCATGGCCGTGTACGGAATGGGCTTCGGGCTGGTCTTCCCGGCCTCGCTCGCGGCCCTGGTGGCCGCAACCCCCGATGGCAAGCGGGGCAGCGCCTTCGGGGTCTTCTACGCGGTCTTCTCGCTGGGCAGCGTCGCCGGCCCCTTCGCCCTCTCGCGCGCGGCGGCCCTGGGCCTCTCGCCCTTCCTGCTCGCGCCCCTGCTGCCTGCGATCGCGGCCCTGGGGCTGTGGTGGTGGGGCACGCGCCGGGTCCAACCCGCCACCGCCTGA